In Nocardia sputorum, a single genomic region encodes these proteins:
- a CDS encoding hexose kinase, producing MNPAYDMTYRVERFERGQAHRVRSVEQRIGGKGINVTRVLNQLGKYARATGFSDHAFAAAAELEMPVDFVHALPWVRRTVVISESEDGTATALWEPGARVSNPHAAEQLAVRVAGLLPEIAGLVISGSLPGGIEPSLPAEIARTAIAADVPTICDVDGEALRLAAQVPGIVLTPNNAELRRLTGTQPQTDDEIRAAVQPLIDNGVRAVIATRGPEGIAAVTADGAWSAALAEPLAGNPTGAGDAAVAAVIAALSSEPRPDWPALLADAVATSAAAVVIPVAGEIDRCLRTRLAPTVRVRELDLPTPQKASP from the coding sequence ATGAATCCCGCGTACGACATGACCTATCGCGTCGAACGCTTCGAACGCGGGCAGGCCCATCGGGTGCGGTCGGTGGAGCAGCGCATCGGCGGCAAGGGCATCAACGTGACCCGGGTGCTGAATCAGCTCGGCAAATACGCGAGGGCCACCGGATTCTCCGACCACGCCTTCGCGGCCGCCGCCGAGCTGGAGATGCCGGTCGACTTCGTGCACGCGCTGCCCTGGGTGCGCCGCACGGTCGTGATCAGCGAGTCCGAGGACGGCACCGCCACCGCGCTGTGGGAGCCGGGCGCCAGGGTCTCCAATCCGCACGCCGCGGAGCAATTGGCCGTCCGGGTGGCGGGCCTGCTGCCCGAGATCGCCGGGTTGGTCATCTCCGGGTCGCTGCCGGGCGGCATCGAACCCTCGCTGCCCGCCGAGATCGCCCGCACCGCCATCGCGGCCGACGTGCCGACCATCTGCGACGTCGACGGCGAGGCACTGCGCTTGGCGGCGCAGGTGCCGGGCATCGTCCTCACCCCGAACAACGCGGAGTTGCGCCGCCTCACCGGCACGCAGCCGCAGACCGACGATGAGATCCGCGCCGCCGTGCAGCCGCTGATCGACAACGGGGTGCGCGCCGTGATCGCGACCCGCGGTCCCGAGGGGATCGCCGCGGTGACCGCCGACGGCGCGTGGTCGGCGGCGCTGGCCGAACCGCTCGCCGGGAATCCCACCGGCGCGGGCGATGCCGCGGTGGCGGCCGTGATCGCGGCCCTCTCGTCGGAACCGCGCCCGGACTGGCCCGCCCTGCTCGCCGACGCCGTAGCCACCTCCGCGGCCGCCGTAGTCATCCCGGTGGCCGGTGAGATCGACCGCTGCCTGCGCACCCGCCTCGCCCCCACCGTCCGAGTCCGCGAACTGGACTTACCCACACCGCAGAAGGCTTCCCCATGA